Sequence from the uncultured Sunxiuqinia sp. genome:
CTTGGTCGGCATACAATGCTGATAATGATTTTGTATTGAATCGTTATTCTGATATTCTGCTGATGAAAGCTGAAGCGTTATTGAGAACCGATAAAGCTTCAGGGGCTCTGCCCTTGGTCAATGAAGTTCGAGAACGCAGTAATGCGAACCCGTTAAGTAGTTTAACGTTAGAAAGTATAGAAGATGAAAGGGCTCGCGAGTTTATTTGGGAAGGACACCGCAGAAGAGATATGATTCGATTTGGATCATATTTCACTGATACCTGGTCTTTTAAAACGTCGACGACACCTGAATGGAAAGGATTATATCCGATACCTGAAGAACAACTCAATGCTAATCCTAATCTTGACCAAAACCCAAATTACTAAAAATAGAAATTGGTCAATATTTGGTATTATCGGGGGACAGTCTTATTTTTGACAGTCCCCTGATTTAATTTTAAAAAACTGCGGTTTATGAAACAAATGCAATCGATTGTTCTTTTCATTTTTCTGTGCGCTGCCAGCCCCCTCTATTCTCAAATAGTTACTATTGATGGAATTCCGAAAGACACCGCATATACGCCTTATTCGGCCTGGGTTAAAATCAAAAAAGATTATCCCAATGTAACTCGTGTCTATCCCGATCTTCCTGACGGCGTAAAAGCAGAAAACAACATCGTTTATGTCACATTGCCTGACACTCCTTATGGCAAACGAGACTTACACATGGATGTTTTTCGTCCGGGAAAATGTGAAGAATACCCGGCACTGGTGATGGTTTTCGGTGGAGGCTGGCGAACAGGAAGCAAAGAGGCACAGGTACCAATGGCTCAAAAAATTGCAGCACAGGGCTATGTAACAGCAGCGATTGAATATCGCCTGTCGCCCGAGGCACTCTACCCTGCAGCTGTTTACGACATCAAAGCAGCCATTCGCTTTTTGCGTGCTAACGCCGATAAGTATGGCATTGATCCAAATAGAATCGCCATAACCGGAAGTTCAGCAGGTGGTCAATTAGCAGCCCTGGTTGGTTTTACAGGCAATATGGAGGAATTCGAAGGAGATTTAGGAAATAATGAAGTCTCATCAAATGTGCAAGCTATTATCGACATGGATGGTATTCTTGATTTCACCACTCCCTCGGAAAGTTTAGGCGACAATACACCAGGGAAACACTCAGCCGGATATTATTGGTTTGGTGCTACACTCAAGGAAGCGCGTGATAAGTGGGTAGAAGCATCCCCCATGATTTACGCAGGAAAAGACTCACCGCCCATTTTATTCATCAACAGTACTCAGCCACGATTTCATGCAGGTAGAGATTCTGTGATTTCGGTGTTGAATACGTTCGATATTTATTCTGAAGTGCATACTATTCCCAACAGTGTGCATTCATTCTGGCAGGTTCATCCATGGTTTGAAGAAACTGTAGATTATATGGTGAGTTTTCTGGATCGTGTATTCAAAAACGAAGAGAAATAAGAGTATGAGAGGCGGCAGATTATATGGTTAGATTTTTGCATATAGTACTTTTATTTTGAAGTAAAAACAAGATCACATTACCCGTTAAAATTGAACAGTAAATAGTAAATAATATGATATCATTTAAAAACATTTTAACCGCAGGGTTGCTTCTGCTCTCCAGCGTTCTAATGGCGGCATCCTACGAAACGGAAATCACCGTAGCTCAAGATGGCAGCGG
This genomic interval carries:
- a CDS encoding alpha/beta hydrolase; translation: MKQMQSIVLFIFLCAASPLYSQIVTIDGIPKDTAYTPYSAWVKIKKDYPNVTRVYPDLPDGVKAENNIVYVTLPDTPYGKRDLHMDVFRPGKCEEYPALVMVFGGGWRTGSKEAQVPMAQKIAAQGYVTAAIEYRLSPEALYPAAVYDIKAAIRFLRANADKYGIDPNRIAITGSSAGGQLAALVGFTGNMEEFEGDLGNNEVSSNVQAIIDMDGILDFTTPSESLGDNTPGKHSAGYYWFGATLKEARDKWVEASPMIYAGKDSPPILFINSTQPRFHAGRDSVISVLNTFDIYSEVHTIPNSVHSFWQVHPWFEETVDYMVSFLDRVFKNEEK